Within Lytechinus pictus isolate F3 Inbred chromosome 19, Lp3.0, whole genome shotgun sequence, the genomic segment tggaggctgcatgggatgcactggacgtcagagacatcaatcgcctcatcagctccatgagacagcgctgtgaagccgttattgctgcaggaggtggtcacactcgttactgaactgcctgaaagacactcagacatgcgtttttaccacttcatgtcggtagctgatacccctcggggcccacttttcaggatgtgcagtgatgcgagagacattgtgcaacaactgaaaccacccatgcgtgaaattgattacagcgtgtttaaggacatttaggacagttgtactgaggtatttccagaaataaaacaccttgtataaaatctttatgtacgttttaaaaagtggtccttaactttttttgagtagtgtatatataTAACAGACAAAGAGGTAATGcaacaaagtttatttccaagtattttccaaattttcgacgcaaACCTCAAGTCTTCGTCAGGGATGCAAAGCTCACAGTGTCAacgtaatatataaatatatatatatgtgtgtgtgtgggtgtgtgtgtgtgtgtgtgtggatgtttgtatatatgtatatatatatatatatatatatacatgtatactggcACGCGTGGAAGAGATATGGATTTGAAAGGAAATACTGTCTCGCCTTTACGCCGTTCGCTCCCTTGCGAGATATTCTGAAAGTTTTAAGCACTTAACAAAATAGATGCCTTCGAGGGAACACCTCTCCGTCTTTTGTAGAAGTGAGAATAATATGAAAGGAGAGAAATGACAATATCACTTGCCAAGATCGACgagcttaccccccccccctccccctcctacCGCCCTCCTTCGGGGAATCGAATACAGGCCTTTAGTTATGAACACCGTTTTTGATACGTATATGTAGGAGGACTTGAGGTTATATTTTCAGTTCATACATTATTTTGTCAACTTTTCTCATTTTGAAAGGGAGGGGCGACACTTTACGCGGGATGTTGCCTTAATTTTCGTAGCTATCTTTTCCTTTTTGTTACTATTGTCACTATTACTGCAATGTTATTGTTGCTATCATATACTTATattaaccaccaccaccaccaccagcagcagcagcagtagtagtagtatatttaCACTTATTATTGATGTTATCACCATATCATGCCCAACATAGCTTTTTTAACTTTttgtgtgtttgaatttattgtgTTAATGTAATCGCTTCCGACAttgaatttctttattttacatgATGAATTTTTCTAGGCCTACTCTATAGATTATGTTATCTCTGCATCATCGTGTAAAAATGTCTCACGTTTCTCTGAGATATGTATGGCATTTATTTGGCACATATATGTATGCCCTTCGTGCTGGCAGTAAACCAAGGTTGAGAAGCAGCATCGTAATGTACAACTTCGTTCCCTTCCACCGGAATGCAGTCAttttccgccctttcacacggtaaaaaaccgtaatttgaatgattattccagtgaaaaataaggctaatggcgaatatttagcacgtgtgaaaccaaactagaatcacgaacgctaatcacaatcacgaattcaagttctactctggaggtgaattccagttaagtttgaCTGAAATTTTTACGCGTGAAAGGCATAACCTCCAAAATATCGTttggggcggagcttacgtgtcctttcaagcacttccgtagattgACATGCACTCATTGCATCGAAGAGTgatttgattgacaagtcacttAGGGCATTTTCACACGTGAatattgaatcatcattgtaatgatgattgcaattcgtctttagaatcatcggacctgtcacacgctcactcgaaaactgtgattcaAATTCGAATTCCCGAAGGTGACTTGCCGCCCTTTCAAAcggtaaaaaaattgtaatttgaatgattacagtaaaataataaggctaatgacgaatatttagcaagTGTAAAACCATTCTAGagcatgattagaatcacgaacgctaattaCAATCACGATTACTATTGATGTTCTGATCTAAAATCTAGACAGTAAGCactttggtaatcatgaacagaagAGGACTGTATCTTACTAAACGTTTTGGTCAACAAAGGATCAAGAGGGGAAAACAAACCCTAGCTTGCCTTGTCTTTACTGTCTTGATATACAAAAGGCTGGAGGGGCGAGTTATTGTTTGTTTACAGAAGCTTGCCCCTCCAGCATTTTGTCTGTCAAGACAGTTCCTTTATTAACGTTCGAGCAGCCTCCGCATTTATCATGCAGTAAACATAAATGATTATGTCTTTTAAAAAGTAATACaaaagataaattaaaaaaagagaaaatattgtacctttagtatatcaacagaaaaatcattttacacCCGTCATGCTCGTtcctgaaatatgaaatttatattgttaaatttattttaataatgttgTTTATTAAATTAATGGTAcaatagttgtttaaacagtttgaACAAGTGTTTGAattcttaaacaacaaagtctAATTTCCAATATCTAACTCTCAATAAATAAAGCATGGTGGTCTAAattgttaaacaactactgtacgattcatatagtaaacagcgttgtttaaaaattttaaacatagtttttttttctgtgtataTATGCgcgccgtggtctagtggttctgactctcgcatttcaaacagagggtcatgggttcgaatcctagccatggcgtgttttccttcagcaagaaatttatccacagtatgctgcactcgacccaggtgaggtgaatgggtacccggcaggattatttcattgaatgcactgagcgccggcgatggtagctcgagctaaagtcggggtaataatagcagcgctttgtatcctcaggcaaaaagcgctttataaatccagctattatcattattagtattatttcttttacatgGCCTTTGACTGTGTAGACCATTATAGTTTCTTTTTACTATGCAGGCATTTCGGCTATTCGGGTATTGTATAACATAAAGTGCAGTTGCTCGTATATGATGTCATAAATCAAGAagttaaaaattatattaattttttttttaagttttgatggatttttcttagcccttcacaaatttttgtcacTGTTTCAGGGTGGACCTCCCCTGTAATGAGACAAGTCCATGTATTAaaagaaacatgaaaatatCTTCTTCGTCTGCTTCGTCTTTTCAGATCTTCTGTATAAACAGACTGTCCTACAAcatgatatgcaaatgaatatGGAAGTCCTAGACACATGTACAAGAGTGAGtgatttgattatatcattTCTTCTTTGTGTGGGtacttgtttattttcttttagttagttaattaatttattcgttcattcattttttattgatttatcaatttattgaaaacaaaaaaaaattagggttGAATTTATAATTCAGTTCATCCCTCGTACCCAATGCAggtagatatgaatatattaCCATATATGGTATTGATAACTTAATTTATTGAATGAAATTCGTGTAAatgatttcaatattattattcaaaatataatttatataaatatgAGAAGGTGAATTATATTTACTATTTAACATTTTTGTGAATGCTTAGCTCAGTGAGACTCCcttgtttgtatttttgacAATTGTAACGAATGTAGCAGTATCGAGAAGAACGCCCCCCTTTTAACTTCTTCCATGCTTTCATTCTTGTGCGTCGtaatttgaaaacatatttacGTTCTTGCTTGAACAACCTGCTTTCCATTTAGAAAATTGCAATCCATACTGTTCCTGAAGTGACAAAAGATACCGTCCTTCTCGACGAAAACATTACACCATGAAAGCAAAGCAGACTTCCGTGCATTGTTGGTTTAATCAGAATATGACAAGGGCTCACGTTCACTCTATTCATCACTAAAAGTCAAACGTGAGACATATTTGTtttccataatcatgataatgttgCTCCCCCTGTCAaaatgagaaagagaagaaagaagcGTGAATATGTTTTAGAACAGATCAAGGATATAAATTTGAAGCTACTCAAAATCAACCAAAAAATGTTTGTCCCATGCACTATTCCGACAGTATCCTGAAAGTATTGATTAGAATGTTAACATTCGGGATTGCCTCAATATAAAGGTGTTGAATTTAAGAGAACCAAACCCCTAATTATGTAAAGAAATATGCGAGACATAATCCAGGGAAAGGAAGCAACGGCGCCAATCATTACCGCTATATGTAGCAAACTAAATAATCTACCTGTATCATTAAGCAAAAAAcatcgaaaaaacaaaaaaacctaACGAtagcattttaattttttatctttttcagGTTGACCTGAAGAAGAATCGAGACGAACATATCCGATGGGGCAACGGATTCGTCCTAGCATACAGCGTCTGTAACCGCGAAACATTCCGTCCGATCGAAGGCCAAATCCGGCATCTCCAACGATGCAAGTCACCCTGCTCTGTCCCGATCGCCATCGTGGCGAACATGGTTGACCTCGAACACCGGCGGGAAGTTAATCCAGAGGAAGGTCGCGACCTCGCCGAAGAGTACGGCTGTCATTTCTTCGAGGTGTCCGCCGCTGAGGGCAGTATGGACGTTCGCGAGGCTTTCTTGACGATTCTCCGCGAGTTGCATGAATCGAAAAAGACAAATTTACAAATGAAGCGAAGGCGAAGTAGCGTTACAAGGAACGTGGCCAATAAGGTCATGCAAGCCGTCTTCGGGTCACCGCGGCGGTCACGCAAGATATCACTACCTTGACAGACCATATGAATATTAACAGTTTGCATCGGGTGATCTTGTGATTGCTTCAGTGTATCATTTGCTCTCGTGATAGCAGTTTTACGTGGTCTTGAGCTGCCAATTGGATCACGGAATGCCGAATGCGTGATGGCCAAATTCCCACGCCCCGGCCTTATGATTTTACAGGGTATGTTGCAGATATTTGGTATCACGTGACATTTGTTTATGCGTGATCTTTGTTGAAACTttgttgagtcatgcatgattCATGTGTACCGCCCTTAATGATTCAAAATCTTATCTTAATCGAAGGTTTTAGATAAGAGGTGGATCGTTGgtgaaatgaaaatcattgcGTAAAATTCGGACAACATCAGACTTTGCAAAAGAGCATGGCTGTGGTTAAGGTACCATGCCTAGCTGGCCTAAATTATCGCCATCCCATGGAGCAATGAAGAGCAGAACAGaagggcgtttcatgaaaggacttgtcggacgttttatattttttccgacagttaccataggaacagtgcctctctgccaatcaaaatcatggaaagatgtcaaatctgacaacttgtcggatgaaaatattgatgaaacgctcccctggtggTGATTTTTGTTACCTGATTagtaagaaagcatgaatgcttgtaagcaagcaacaaGAGGATCGACGGCTTAatgtcctctccgagggacctggtaatgaggatcaatgccttaccaaaggacaCTAGCGCACTAAGTAGAAATCAAACCCGGGTCATCGAGCCCGAACTCCCGCTCTACCGTCAGATGCATTGTGTCAGATGTtaaatttgaaaacatttcaaCCACCAGCTTTAATCTCGTATTATTTTGACGTCTCTCTACCATACAAGTAGTTTTGGTGAAATCATCCTCGGGGAAATTTCCCACGAGCTAGAAAGTCAGACTAATACGCGTTGACTCTGAGATATCAAGGGCCACAAACTTGAACAAAAATCTAGACCCGCATGCTAAATGCAGACACCCTCTCACTGGACATCTGATTGGTCATATCATACGGAGCGTATCTTAAATATTACGGAATCTGAAGAAAGGACGGTATATTCAGAAAGAAATCAATCTGCGCATGCTCGAATGCAAGTCGACTTAGgcttgatatatatttatatcgtTGTCTGAGCATGTTACATCGATGCTCATACATCACTAGTCATGTTTCTTTTCCAGTGAATTCAGGTGTCAAAATCAGCGGCAGTATGTCTTGTTTATGACCTTTAAATGCGTAGTCCATTAACTGTATGACTAATACGCACAATTAGTCGTGGCCTATACCATATACACTGTCAAAGAAATTAgtcaaaatgactagttaatctGGCCAGCTGGGTGCGAACTGTTATTATAGTCATaattgactattttctagtggTATATTACTAGAACGAAGTTATTTCCGACAATAATATACGTCAGAAATGTTATACGTCAGACtagacatatcagttgcacccagctgactactgatctcgtcaatttgactgattagTTTTAGGagtttataccatattttgtcCGACTCTACCATGCGTATAACTTAAAGGAATAGTACTGCTATGAGGTTTTTTAATATCGTACTTGCTCTGTCCATACAATACGCTTagtattgttttgtaaaatggtGTAAAAACTTGTATATACAATGAAATTGgctgaaagagtgtgtgttacgTATGTTTACATGTTGGTATGTATTCAAGATGTGATATTTTTGTACGAAGCTACATTACCAAAGTTTAGTAAGAGTAAACTGATGTCTATTTTGAGTATTTCAAATTGCATAGCTTTATCGCATTAATTTGAATACC encodes:
- the LOC129282646 gene encoding ras-related and estrogen-regulated growth inhibitor-like translates to MYVNANSNHPPTITKQIPTSVQTRISSLSSNEEKFKIAAPVYKEALNNSGYHGDIEFAQNQKPNKTRKKRQRNVTWFNPPYSNLLYKQTVLQHDMQMNMEVLDTCTRVDLKKNRDEHIRWGNGFVLAYSVCNRETFRPIEGQIRHLQRCKSPCSVPIAIVANMVDLEHRREVNPEEGRDLAEEYGCHFFEVSAAEGSMDVREAFLTILRELHESKKTNLQMKRRRSSVTRNVANKVMQAVFGSPRRSRKISLP